A stretch of the Argentina anserina chromosome 6, drPotAnse1.1, whole genome shotgun sequence genome encodes the following:
- the LOC126797356 gene encoding uncharacterized protein LOC126797356, which yields MMFLPPTIALKSSSFNTYLNYSNDSDSERFGYLRVNETNIFSPLVKFEVVAANTVAGLVHIRCSHNRKFLRLREPVGLTFNVSPDADEPEEDQSNIYSCTLFEPRAVENGNPDKIRLFHVSLNNSRLLLAASTYVGDQRFFIMHQTPPNNNDILDVIDLESSLVMLPRHVAFKSHTGDYLKLVGGANLRFISTDKGISESWFVVSTDSHARIQIKSFHDNGFFYNSRDSILSSPTLAGTNPSTFFWPVRLGGNTVALRSMSNDKYCAHISDANGTDLNAAYTTITDNSRFTLEELVLSRRIYNAEFDLKNAIIYGETPVTMATANARNNTSADNTVEFKFAYTESKSSTWTSSSSWLVGVSVSVSFRVPFIGGTDVTTETEFSGSYEWGETVTTENTLETTYTVTVPANTSISVSLMATKGNCDVPYSYYQRDLLYNGKTVVYMKNDGLYTGINSYNFRYEVTTLEEPASRAALSTKAEMLPDPSVDPTVEEVLPLRMPVSSGSTTMGQNKVSSTTTTPEKELLSLKLEDSSLSEQKIDCCGLVGSKPDGIVQ from the coding sequence ATGATGTTCCTACCACCCACCATTGCTCTGAAATCATCCTCGTTCAACACTTACTTGAACTACAGCAATGATTCTGATTCCGAGAGGTTTGGCTATCTCAGAGTCAACGAAACCAATATCTTCAGCCCGTTAGTAAAGTTCGAAGTGGTGGCGGCCAATACTGTCGCGGGACTCGTACACATACGATGCTCCCACAACAGAAAGTTCCTGCGACTAAGAGAACCAGTTGGCCTTACCTTCAACGTTAGTCCGGACGCTGATGAACCAGAGGAGGACCAATCCAATATATATTCGTGTACATTGTTTGAGCCTCGAGCAGTTGAAAATGGCAATCCTGACAAAATCCGGTTGTTTCATGTCTCTCTGAATAATTCAAGATTACTACTAGCGGCATCTACCTATGTCGGGGACCAAAGGTTCTTTATAATGCATCAAACTCCGCCGAACAATAACGATATCTTGGATGTCATTGACTTGGAGTCGTCGTTGGTGATGTTGCCAAGGCATGTGGCCTTCAAATCCCACACCGGCGATTACTTAAAGCTTGTGGGAGGAGCTAATCTCAGGTTCATATCCACCGATAAGGGGATTTCTGAGTCATGGTTCGTCGTCTCCACTGATAGCCACGCCAGGATACAAATCAAGTCCTTCCACGACAACGGCTTCTTTTATAACAGCAGAGATAGTATTCTCTCTAGCCCAACGCTTGCCGGCACCAATCCTAGCACCTTCTTTTGGCCGGTGAGGCTCGGCGGTAATACGGTCGCTCTCAGAAGCATGAGCAACGACAAATATTGCGCTCATATCAGTGACGCTAATGGAACCGACCTCAATGCAGCCTACACAACCATTACAGACAACTCGCGCTTCACGCTGGAAGAGCTTGTCCTCTCTAGGAGAATCTACAATGCCGAGTTTGACCTAAAGAATGCCATAATCTACGGTGAAACCCCCGTCACCATGGCCACCGCAAACGCCAGGAACAACACCTCAGCAGACAACACTGTGGAATTCAAGTTCGCCTACACGGAGAGTAAGAGCAGCACGTGGACCTCCAGCAGCTCGTGGCTGGTGGGAGTGAGTGTCTCCGTCAGCTTCAGAGTTCCATTCATCGGCGGTACTGACGTCACTACAGAAACCGAGTTCTCCGGATCTTATGAGTGGGGGGAAACTGTTACTACAGAGAACACATTGGAGACTACCTACACGGTTACGGTGCCGGCAAACACTTCGATATCTGTGAGCTTGATGGCGACCAAGGGAAATTGTGACGTGCCTTACTCTTATTACCAGCGAGACTTGCTTTACAATGGTAAAACCGTTGTTTATATGAAAAATGACGGGCTGTACACTGGTATTAATTCATACAACTTTCGCTACGAGGTTACAACACTGGAAGAGCCGGCATCTAGAGCCGCTTTGTCGACCAAAGCGGAGATGTTGCCGGATCCATCGGTCGACCCCACTGTAGAAGAAGTGTTACCACTGCGCATGCCTGTGTCGTCTGGATCAACCACCATGGGGCAAAACAAGGTGAGCTCGACCACCACTACCCCTGAAAAAGAGCTGTTATCGCTGAAATTAGAAGATTCTAGTTTGAGTGAGCAGAAGATTGACTGTTGTGGCCTTGTGGGTAGCAAACCAGACGGAATCGTCCAGTAA